A genomic stretch from Mastacembelus armatus chromosome 7, fMasArm1.2, whole genome shotgun sequence includes:
- the LOC113145740 gene encoding RNA-binding protein 39-like, which yields MADDFDVEAMLEAPYRKDEIKSSHANGHDDQNKKKRRSRSRSRSPGSRKRKSRSKSKEKKKGKKRSRSRSRERKRSRSKERHRSRSRSKERSGRYRARRSPVRKRSRSRSPFKKEKSPIRQPIDNLTPEERDARTVFCMQLAARIRARDLEDFFSAVGKVRDVRMISDRNSRRSKGIAYIEFVEASSVPLAIGLTGQRLLGVPIIVQASQAEKNRAAAAANNLQKGSSGPMRLYVGSLHFNITEEMLRGIFEPFGKIEGIQLMMDSETGRSKGYGFISFADAECAKKALEQLNGFELAGRPMKVGHVTERSDSSTASSFLDNDELERTGIDLGTTGRLQLMARLAEGTGLKIPPAAQQALQMTGSLPFGNLGAPAAVPTPAPSQALNLPSQPLATHCLQLSNLFNPQAENDPSWAQEIQDDVIEECNKHGGIVHIYVDKNSAQGNVYVKCPSIPAAMATVNALHGRWFAGKMITAAYVPLPTYHNLFPDSVTAKQLLMPTRR from the exons ATGGCTGATGATTTTGACGTTGAGGCCATGCTGGAGGCTCCGTACAGAAAG GATGAGATCAAGTCCTCTCATGCAAATGGACATGATGACCAGAACAAAAA GAAAAGGAGGAGCCGAAGCAGGAGCCGTAGCCCAGGCTCGAGGAAGAGAAAAAGTAGaagcaaaagcaaagaaaagaagaagggtAAGAAGAGGAGCCGAAGCCGGAGCCGTGAAAGAAAACGGAGCCGCAGCAAAGAGCGCCATCGTAGCCGCTCCCGGAGCAAGGAGCGATCTGGGCGGTACAGAGCCCGCAGAAGCCCCGT CCGGAAACGTTCCAGAAGTCGGAGCCCCTTCAAAAAGGAGAAGAGTCCCATCAG GCAGCCTATTGACAATCTAACACCAGAGGAGAGAGATGCCCGCACAGTCTTCTGCATGCAGCTTGCTGCAAGAATTCGTGCTCGAGACCTGGAAGATTTCTTCTCAGCTGTTGGAAAA GTCAGAGATGTGAGAATGATCTCAGACAGAAACTCCAGGAGATCAAAGGGCATCGCTTACATCGAGTTTGTGGAGGCTTCTTCTGTCCCACTGGCAATTGGATTGACTGGCCAGAGGCTTTTGGGAGTTCCCATCATAGTCCAGGCCTCTCAG gcagagaaaaacagagctgCCGCTGCTGCCAATAACTTACAGAAGGGCAGTTCGGGTCCGATGCGGCTGTATGTGGGCTCGCTGCACTTCAACATTACTGAAGAAATGCTTCGAGGGATATTTGAACCTTTTGGAAAG ATTGAGGGAATCCAGCTGATGATGGACAGTGAGACCGGACGATCCAAAGGATATGGCTTCATATCG tttgcAGATGCAGAATGTGCAAAAAAGGCCTTGGAGCAATTGAATGGCTTTGAGCTGGCTGGACGTCCGATGAAGGTGGGCCATGTTACAGAGCGCTCAGACTCGTCGACAGCCAGCTCGTTCCTGGACAACGATGAGCTAGAGAGGACCGGCATCGACCTCGGCACCACAGGGCGTCTACAGCTTATGGCTCGACTAGCAGAAG GAACTGGTCTGAAGATTCCTCCTGCTGCACAGCAGGCTCTACAGATGACGGGGTCTTTACCGTTTGGAAACCTTGGTGCTCCAGCAG CTGTTCCAACTCCAGCTCCAAGCCAGGCCTTGAACCTCCCATCACAGCCGCTGGCCACACACTGCCTTCAGCTGTCCAACCTGTTCAATCCCCAAGC AGAAAATGATCCCAGCTGGGCCCAGGAGATTCAAGATGATGTGATTGAAGAGTGCAACAAACATGGAGGCATCGTTCACATTTATGTTGATAAGAACTCTGCTCAA GGTAATGTGTATGTGAAGTGCCCCTCGATACCTGCAGCCATGGCAACTGTAAATGCACTTCATGGACGCTGGTTTGCAG GCAAAATGATAACAGCTGCCTATGTTCCTTTGCCCACCTACCACAATCTTTTCCCTGATTCAGTAACAGCAAAACAGCTTCTAATGCCGACACGTCGATAG